gaaaaaattattttgaaccTTGGACCAAAtcagaaataaataattagagtttaaATCCGCTCAAAGCATAGAGGTCTAGGCGGACCCGACCACTACACAAGTCTATGAACATGTTAAGTTTCGGGATTTAAGTCACGCGTTTGAGATATATTGATTGGAGATTATTTGACGTAAATTAAAAGAGTTTGAGATCTTATAAAAGAGTTAAACATGGCGTATTTGAACCGAAATATTGGAGATCTAAttgactttaaaaaaattaaaaatgactaatttatttctttttggcgaaaaagaaaaataagtacACGTGTGGAGCATTAATTTGGTGGAAGAGAAACGCTATAGTAGGATGTAGCGTGTCAAATAAAATCGATTTGCAAGACACACACAGATCAGCACGACTTCACTCCCTACCGTACCCGAAGAAAAACAGCGGTAGCACTCAGCTAGCAGCAGAGGAAGCCGAAGAAGTTTCTCTCTGCAAATTATTTTAGGGTTTCGGTTTCGGAAAAAAATTAGAGAGACCACAGTGAAAAGGAAGAAGAGACTATTGCAAAAGACCTAATAGCCATGGAGAGTGCCTTCGCGAGTGCGTCTGCAATTACTGACCAGAGGCAAAAGATCGAACAGTATAAGCACATTCTCGCTTCTGTTATATCATCAGACGACATCGTCCAGGCCAAGAAGTTTATCGATCACAgtacgtttataatcgtttcaattcttttttttttttcttcttttgttattattttcgCCTAGGGTTTTTGTTATTTGCTTTAGGAATTTTTAGTTGAACAACGAATAATAAAACAGAGTATGCATTTTGCAGTGTTATCGGATGATGTACCATTGGTAGTTTCGAGGCAATTATTACAGAGTTTTGCCCAAGAATTAGGGAGATTAGAAGCGGACACTCAAAAGGAGATTGCTCATTATACTCTTTCTCAGATTCAACCTCGTGTTGTTTCGTTCGAAGAAcaggttaattttttatttgttttggtaacATTAAACTTTGATTGTGTTTTAGGTCCtgtaaatgtttaaataattttattttgattatttaattaatttgtaggTTTTGATCATCAGAGAGAAGCTTGCGGAGCTATATGAGTCGGAAGAAGAATGGTCTAAAGCAGCTCAGATGCTCAGTGGCATTGATTTAGATTCTGGAATGAGGTCTGAGTGTAAGATCCTTTTATTATTTTGCCATTTGAAATtgcatattttttgtttttgtttcccgGCTTTGTTTCTTTTTGATGAATCATAAGTTTATTTGACAATAGTTTTAATTCTGTGATTTCTATTATCAGGGTTATTGATGATACATTTAGGTTATCAAAGTGTGTTCAAATTGCTCGCTTATATcttgaggtattttttttaatcttttagtACCCATAATATTTCACAACTAGgtgcttttatttttatttttaaaattataaatgcaTTAGAACCAAGTGAAGTTGTGTGATTCATACTAAAATGTTAATGGTAATAATTTGGCTGTTTACTATTAGGCTTTGCTTTATTGTACCAAGACCTCAGGCTTAGGTGATAATGCTTTTGATCCCCTCAACTCGTTCATATATTAATACACTGATATTGTAAAAAAGGACCAAATTGATTTAGTTTCTACTAAAATGCAAAGTAGAAGAAAATTTCTTGTAATgacttcttttgtttttttgctTTTATATTTTCAGGATGATGATGCAGTTAATGCAGAAGCTTTCATTAATAAAGCTTCCTTTTTGGTTAGCAATAGTCAGCATGAAGTTTTGAACTTGCAGTACAAGGTGTAGCATGGCTCTAAATTCTATAAGGGTAACTTAAGTGCAAGGTCAAAAACTTATTATCTTATGTGCTGTTGTCAGGTTTGTTATGCAAGAATTTTGGATTTGAAGAGGAAGTTTTTGGAGGCTGCACTGCGTTATTATGATATATCTCAAATCGAGAAGAGACAGATAGGAGATGAGTATGTAGAACTGGATGCTCTCTGTTAACTTCTTCTCTTCTTCATATTATTGTATTGCTTTATGCTTTATCCTTTTTTGATGAAGCATCTGAACCTGTAAAGActgttaacattttaaataattttgtttgtatCTGCGATTTTATTTCACCTTCACTATATGCTATTGTGATAGGATAAATTCCAAAAAGGATATGATTTAACATCCAGGAGTTTGACTGGGAAACTATTAATCTACTACTTTTGCTAAATGTCATAAAAATGCATTCCACATCATGTTCTTCGACATTAATATGCACATATTGGAGTGCGTAGAATTTGCAAATTTGACGTTTGCTTTTATGCTTTGGTTCTTGTACAAATGTCTTTCCACTCATTTACTCCTCAACAATAGTTATTGGACTTGGAAAGACTATTTGCATCTGACTTCATGAAACAACTATTAGTTTGCATTATGTTACTcacaaaatgaaatatattttattgtcTCACCTTCCTTCACTCATTTTTTTGTGCGGAAAGGTGCTTAGAAAAAAGTTATTTACCTCTCTGTTGTGTTCATTGAAGAACCATTGATGAAGAAGCACTGGAACAGGCACTCTCTGCTGCTGTGACTTGTACAATCTTGGCTGCTGCAGGTCCGCAACGTTCTCGTGTCCTTGCTACATTGTACAAGGTAGATGCATGTTCTGTATAGAAGATTCTTATCTTAGTGAGTTTGCTTTACATTTTTCTGTTGCAAGAGATATTGATCCTTTTGAAAAATGGTCCAGGATGAACGGTGctcaaaactaaaaatttatccAATATTGCAGAAggttctctctctctctcatgtGCATGCAGCATGCAGCATGCCTATACTGTCTTTCGTTTTACCTTTTCCTAAAATCTTATGATGTTTAATAATGATTACTAGGTCTATCTGgagagaattttgagaaaaCCAGAAATTGATGCATTTGCTGAAGAGCTAAAAGCACATCAGGTATTGTGTCTTTACAGCTTGTTTAGggataatatattatttgaacAGTGTATTGATGAATGCCTTCTCTTTGATGGCTTACCAGAAAGCTCGTCTGCCGGATAATTTTACTGTTTTGGACCGTGCTATGATTGAGCACAATCTTCTAAGTGCAAGTAAACTTTACACAAACATCAGGTTGGCATGCTGCTTTCagatttctttttttctctagTCTCTTGTGATCTTGTACTAAGTTATTGATATGTGTTTTTGTGGAACTTTATCGTTTCCATAGTTTTGATGAGTTGGGCACCTTGCTTGGAATTCCTCCGCATAAGGTACAGCTACTCCTATGCTGATTTACTTATATTCTTAAAAGTGGTGTTCTACTTTTGTCTTGTGTCATGCTAGCTTTTGAAATAGTTGCACAGCTACTCTGCTAATTAATGTTGCATCTTCTTGTTTACAATTTGATTGGAATTGAAGATTCTTATGAACCTTTTGCTATATTTCTTAGTTACTCCATAGTATGTCAAGATTCTAAACTCTGCAGGGTTTATTAATATTAGTGCATCTCAAACCGTGATTTTAATAATTCTTACAATTCCCATGCTTACATCTATGTGATATCACTAATGTTACATAAAGAATGCATGCAGGAACGGGTCATGTCTTGGTTCATCTTCCCTAAAATTAGAATACTCTGTTGTTTTTTCTTGCAGGCAGAAAAGATAGCGTCAAGAATGATTTATGAAGACAGAATGAGAGGATCAATTGATCAGGTATGAACTTCAGCATTCTAATTTTtcttactaatttaattttttttgtggaTCCAGTTATAACGAGTTCTTGTTACAAGGATAAAAAAACCTCGATCACAGTTTGCAACTTGTGGACAACTTTTGGCTTTTGGATTTCAAATTCTGTTTTCAGAATTTTCTTGCTGCATGCCCTCCTTTTTTTTGTCTTAGCACTTCTGTGTAGTGATGAATTGCGAAATTGGACAACTTGGTTCTATGTGCTTTCCTCATTCTACTACTAATCCAGTAATTTCATTTCACAACATCTAAAACATTCAACTAGCAAATTATACTAACAAATCAAATCGAGTTCTTGCTTTTGTTCACATCGGTTTCTGGCGGCATTGGTATTGTTTCACAAGTTGTGGAATTATGTACCTAAAAATGCTGATTCATTGACATTTTGTTGACGGGGATCAGGTGGAAGCTGTCATTCATTTTGAGGACGATACTGAAGAGCTGCAACACTGGGATCAACAGGTTAATATTTGCCCTGCCCTGCCTTTTAATTACATGGAAATTGTGTGTATTAGACGATTGAACTGAGATGATAGCTTAAGCTTTAGCCGATGGGGATCTGAAATTATCATTATCCGACTGTAATATTTCATCACCTCTTATCTTTTTTTGTCATGGACTGCAGATTGTAGGTTTGTGTCAGGCATTGAATGATGTATTGGATAGCATGGCAAAGAAGGGTTTGTCAATCCCCGTCTGATCTGTTTTTTTGGAAGACGGAAAGCTACTACTTTCAAATATTTATGCACAAAGCTTAATAGCCAAGTTGTCCGTGGTGAATAGCATTATTTTTGTGAAGTGAACTTTTGTAGCTTTTACCTTTTTTTCTTCTGAATAGTAAACGGAATCATTTACTCTCTTTTGCAACTCCATTTTTAgtcattaaacatttatttatttatttaccaGCTTGCTTTCCTGGGTACCCATGTTTTAAGCTTTTCTGGTTCCTGCATATTGTTTTCTAATACAAAATAATCTGTTTGCTGCccactttttttaattagaaaaaactTTAATATGCAAAGTCCGGTTTAAGTCACCAAAGTAATAATAATACCAGTAGTAATGTAAGTTTATGGACCCCCAATTCATGAAAAATGTGACTgcatatttttacatttttcaaGGGTCCATTTCGATTTATAGGTCTTATCAGAAATTACTTAAATGAAAGATTCAGAGCAACAAAATGAGATTGAGTATTCtactttttctttgattttatgtacaaagaaaattattaattacatGATCATAATTATGAcctctaaaagaaaaaaatactatttCTTTGTGTCCCTCTTTTGGGGTACTTATCAATTCTTTTTCTAACTTACTAGCACCTAATCCCTATGAACAAATTACCTGCAGAATATGTTTTATAGCTGATGATAAGCTATCTGTATGGAGCTCTAGATGGAGAATTCTTGGCTGATTCTTGTAAGAACAAGTCATGGTTAATGGATGCTAGCTGAGATAGATTCTGCAAACAAAACTTCAAGTTAAACCAAATGTAAAGATCATAATATTGCTTCATTTGTAAGGGTGGGTGGTGGCTCAATTGTTGGTTATGTGACGATAGTAGTCTGGTGGGAATGCAGAATCTGGGGATCCTTGACATATTAGACAAGATACAGATATTGTGCAGCATGCAGTTTTGGGAACTGAATGTGTGTATAAGAAATCATGTAAGTACTAGTTTCCATGTTCTCATTTCCATTTTGTCTACAGGCGTGGAAGACTGTGAAGCTGTTCCAGCCcccttttattatttttttatatgatctttaaaaaatatatcgaGAGTCGGTGATTGAGCTAGCATAGAAATCCAAGAGGATTCAGTCCGAGTTGGTTCTAGGGTTTAAACTAACGTATTGTACATATGACAGCAAAACGAAAGGAGTTGTCACAACATTTTATCTGAGGCAAGTAGATATTATTACCTTGAAAGAGAAATTTATCAGGGAGAGATCAAGCGGAGAAGAATCAAACTCTGCCAAATCACCACATTCGTCCATCTGAACAGAAGGAAATAGATAGATGATAGGTAACTATATTAACATCAGAAACTTGAGTAAATAGTCGATTAACACAAATTTATAATATTGGATTCTCCGTCACCAATACCCCATCCTCTCCCTTTTTCCTGAGCTGAGTAAAGGAAGCAGATTCGTTACATCAATGTTGTACTCACTTCATTCCATTTTAGAAATTATCCTTTTCCTTTTATAATTCCCATTTAAGAAGTCCATTTTGTATttagagtattttttttttaatcttaatcTCTCCTTTACCCCTTACTTTATTCTTTATATTTGAACACAATTTACAAGAAAATTAATGATTATAAAATGTTTAGTAATGGTAAAATAAGAATagaaaaaacattaattaatgtCTTTCTTAAACCGTGTTTAAAACAAAAAGGTGACTTCTAAAATGTGACAGAGAGAGCAGCATTCAAGTAAGCCTACTAATGTCTATGAAGAATCTACTATGGTTGTATTTAGTGCACTTTTAGAAGAAAAATGATTGTAATAGGAAGAAATTATTTCATTGCCGTTGGCTGATTACACTAATACCTAGATAAAACTCCAAACTTAAGTGCTTGGAATATTAATAAGTGTACCTCTACTCCAGAATTGGAGGATGAGTCAGAAGCATCAATATCATAATGGCTACTGTTATGGTCATTTGGGATTCCACAAGATAGTTGAGAAAAGCGCGACACAAAGTAGCTCGTGTCATCTGCACTGTCAAGGCTTGGCACAAAAACAGCCTAGCAACAAAGTTAAGAAAAGGatcaatatttatttactaAAGTCAAGAAAAGGGGGGAAAATAGATTTGTTAGAAACATGTATCAACTATAAACATTTTTGGAATTTAGACTAATAAAGCACTTTTATTACGCATATGTTAATgccaaaaccctaaaccctaaaccccaaaACTATTCAGGTAAATTCAGAACATCCTGTGACAGGAAAACCTCTGAGGGAAAATTTAACTGATTCAATAGTTTCTCATATCTTGAATTTGAGGTGCAGCAGGCCTTGTAAGCAATATTTTTCTCTAGATGTCCTATCTATCAACAAGATCCCGTTTCCTCCTCGGAAGAGCAGCATAAGAGAACATACATATTTGCTTGGCACAAAAGGACTTCATTCAATCACTCTCAgaattatttattgattatcCATATTCATACCGATAAGTCACGGAGGAACTGATGAAAATAGTGACTCTGATTTCTACTAAGAGAAGAACGAATTTATACCTTTTGCAATGCAAGATTGTCCCAATCTACTCCTCTAAAAAATGGATGGGACTTGACCTATAAGGTAATCAGGAAAACATGAAAGTCAGTTAGGGAAATAAGTAAATTCTCTTTAAATTCTCTTTCAAGTATTCATGATACACAAAGATGTTACTTTATCAATGAACAAAGTTTAGACACTGAACTACAACCTCCGACGACCCGTTTGCTCCCAAGCGTTGATCTGGATCGTGAGTGATCAACCTGTAAAATGGATTGAGGTTTAGTACCACCTTTTCAGACAAACACCgtaccaaattaaaaaaagatcaGACAACCTAAAAAAAAGCTCCACACTGAAGTGCTAACCATGTGCATTAATTGTGAATGCTAGCTGTAATATATTTGTGTAAATAGATTACCATGTTTGAATCAAATATTTGGATGTAATTTGTGTAAATAGATTACCATGTTTAGATTCACATTAATGACCCAAGTACAAGTTATTAGAAGACGAAAAGtatgtaaaataaaatgattatggTTTAGAGAAACTCTGGTGTTTGCcaaaaaagaaaagttatgCATGATGTCAGACATAAAATTAGGGAAAGCATGAgaaattatgaaaattttatactttagTTCACTTCAGGAGCTTTATCTACCCTGCGTGATATGCGAAAAGATGGATAAGTTAATTATTACCAGAACTTTTTACTGTAGccattaaaaaatatagtaatttgctTAGATGGTAAGGCGATAAATTACAAGTTAATATGTTCACATTgtttatgtaaatatttttgtcCCCCTAAAAGATAATTTGAGGATTACACAAGTGGGACACTACGTTCGCGGATCCAGCAGAGAGATTCAGATAATATTGCCGACCTGTTAATTAAGTCCTGGGCCTCATAAGACATGCTCTCTGGAACAGGCGGCCAAGGGATCTTTCTATTAAGAATGTTATCAAATATTATCTGCACAAAAAGAAATGTTAAATCTTAAAACAACTATAGGAGAAATAAAAGTTGTACTTCAAAGAAAACAAGCCAGGCACGTGAATGTGACTATAATTCTGCCAGAGTCACCATAAACACACTTTGAAAAATTGAAGGCGGAGTATATCTCTAATATCCATGATCTACTTGAGTGGATAATTCTTTCATCATGTTATAACTCTGCCCAATATAAAGTGAAGTAGGGAGAATTTTATACAACCGCTCATTTTCCTATTAAGATATTCATAATCCAAAACTCATATTCAGTTGCATTTCCAATGTAGAACGTGGTATAGAGAAGGTTATTATTCCAAAAGTAAAGGCAGGTCAATCATAACCAAGAAACCAATTGTAACATAAGGATCCAAGGGTCATTGCATGTAGAAGATTGAAATATTTGTCAAATAATGCAGAGAGTTAAGAGCAACTTAAAGTTTCTTTTATGCAATCGTGTACATGATAGGATCCACAGAGCTGTTTATATTGGACCTTAGCatggaattttaaaagaaatgatACTTATTAAATTGGTTAAATACTTATACCAGTAAACTTGCAAAGGATAGCTATCATTCCCAGTCACTGCTATATACACCATCAAGAAAAAGAGTTGAACATGAATGATACCTCAGGCCTTTCAGCAGTGAAAGGAGGAATTCCTGTTATAAGTTCAAACAAGATTATCCCTACAGACCACCAATCAGCAGCATAACCTGCATGAATGACCAAAAGGTTAATTCAACACCCTGGAAAACTTGGGAGAAATCAACATTCAGGTTTCAACCATACCATGTACAGTTCCAAGAAGAATTTCGGGGGCAAGATAATCCGGTGTTCCAACAGCTGATTGCCGATTTGTGTCTTCTATTTGTTGTGTCTGTGGATTGAAGACATCTGAGACTTCATTTCTATTTATCTCTGGTCCTGATAACTCAATAGTGCTGTTTAAAAGGCCAATTTTTGATAGCCCAAAGTCTGTAAGCTGATAATATGAGCAGTCATCAGTCATCAAAAGATGCACGTAACGAGATTGATATAGAAAGGAAACATATAGGGCTTGGTAATTATTTTTACTGGATTACATATTTAATAACAAGTATGTGGGTATGTAAAAATGGAAATATATTACTCCCAGACAGATTGTTCTACCCACTTAGTTCCTCCAAGAATTGGCAAAATTGTAGATTTTACCCTACAAGAGTGGGTGAATGGGGAGGGGAAGAAAGGGAGGAGCAGATGGAATCTTTTCTTGTTTGGCAGCACAGGAAAAAGAGGGGAGAAGAAAAAATAGGTGATTTTGAACCTCTGGCACCCAAAAAACTTTTCTCCTTATTTTGAGGTGAAAGTGATTGGAAAAATGAatgaaatcatttttttaagttttgattttattcaaGAAAGTAAAACTCATTTAATTGAAGAACGACCCaaagattcaaatttttaaaaatcattttagcgtttattgtaaataaaatgtttatttcTTCTCACGATATCCCCCTCCAACTTCAcctctttcaaaaaaaaattgaaggagTGCATATTTCCTATCCCTTCATTTTCTCCCTCATCCCTTTATCCCTTGCTTAAATAGCAATGATTGAACTCCAAACCTTGATATGCCCATCATGTGCGATCAATATGTTGTCTGGTTTCAGATCCCGGTGCACAATTCCAAGAGAATGGAGATACTCTAGAGCAAGAACCTGTGACAAATAGAATCAACATATATACAAATTGAAAGAAAATCTATTCTAACAAGCATACATGGGtcaaatatgaattaaatttaactAACCAGTTCTGCTACATATATACGAGCTACGTCTTCCTCAAGGCAACCAACTTTTCTGAGCAAAGAATATAGATCACCTCCATTGAGATATTCCATAACCAAATAGAGGTTATCTCTACAAGTGAAGGAATAAAAAAATCGAACCTGTAAGGGAAAGACCGCATATTTATTTGCAAAGTCTTCAAATTTATAGCTTAGAAATAGTGGCAGTAAGCATACATTAACTTATTCAAAAAGGCTACAAATGATGATGTTGTCCTGGTTCAAGGAGAAACAAAGTGGTGAACACATGCAATAATTGGTagctcaaacaaacattaagaGTGTGACAGGGCCGGCCTTAGATGAACCGAGGCCCTAGGCGaagtttttaatattattttataaaaatattaatttttgtgaaattGTTTGTAAAAATAAGCTTGTCACAATAATACATTGTTTGTcactttatttttacaaatgaacattctcaaaaatatatatagagaATTTAACCACTTTAGTTTATAGATTTTTGCAAAACGTTCTATAGAATTTAACCACTTTAGTTTACAATGGTGACGAAATTGTTGCAAAACGTTCTATAGATTTTTAGtagatttttataatatttctctataaaaaatatatatttataaataaaataaagtaaaaatatacaTAGAGTAATTTACTCTTTTTTTCTATTAGATAGATTAATAGATAGAAAAAAAAGATAGATTAGGCCCTAATATTATgtaaactatatattatttttatttgtattactAGTTATTATTAAAgagtctaattaatttttttatttaaattacaaCACTCATCACAATAAAAGCCTTCTAAAAGTTAttcctaattattaaaaatctgattaaattttaaaagaaaaattacatcTATTATAAtaaga
This region of Mercurialis annua linkage group LG1-X, ddMerAnnu1.2, whole genome shotgun sequence genomic DNA includes:
- the LOC126681774 gene encoding COP9 signalosome complex subunit 4; its protein translation is MESAFASASAITDQRQKIEQYKHILASVISSDDIVQAKKFIDHMLSDDVPLVVSRQLLQSFAQELGRLEADTQKEIAHYTLSQIQPRVVSFEEQVLIIREKLAELYESEEEWSKAAQMLSGIDLDSGMRVIDDTFRLSKCVQIARLYLEDDDAVNAEAFINKASFLVSNSQHEVLNLQYKVCYARILDLKRKFLEAALRYYDISQIEKRQIGDETIDEEALEQALSAAVTCTILAAAGPQRSRVLATLYKDERCSKLKIYPILQKVYLERILRKPEIDAFAEELKAHQKARLPDNFTVLDRAMIEHNLLSASKLYTNISFDELGTLLGIPPHKAEKIASRMIYEDRMRGSIDQVEAVIHFEDDTEELQHWDQQIVGLCQALNDVLDSMAKKGLSIPV